In the Kribbella sp. NBC_00482 genome, one interval contains:
- a CDS encoding extracellular solute-binding protein, with amino-acid sequence MRSLSRLTTAGVLGAAALALLTGCLGSSDSGSGDQDANRNAEAKKVELTFGSNSVKGGKSSAGATFIQDVLIPKFVAEQKGKGVDVTVKFQGDGSDDEVYKQKLSLDLSNKSGPDLFQIDGIWVGEFAQANYIKPLTDTVGDAAKVDGWDGWKQIPESVQALGSYNGKRYGVPGGTDGRVLYFNKKLFQQAGLPADWQPKSWDDIISAGQALKKISGVTPIQINAGTAMGEATTMQGVLPLLVGTGATVNSDGKWLGNTSQLRQVLDFYHQIYSTGLGDPVLQREAKGRDKSFAEFAANKIGILLESDYFWRSVVEPKAGVAKMADRDAAVGWALIPASKPGAGVKGQDFVSMSGGGATVINPNTKFPQQAWEFMQFMNSAEMVKESLDGAAKITQRSDVNSEVLKSDPMLSFVAEKVLPITQYRPGQAEYPKVSAALQQATADVVGGKSTDAAATAYQKVVEAAAGGKDKVNSN; translated from the coding sequence ATGCGATCACTCTCGCGGTTGACCACCGCCGGCGTACTCGGCGCCGCAGCCCTCGCCCTGCTCACCGGATGCCTCGGCTCGTCCGACTCCGGCAGCGGCGACCAGGACGCGAATCGGAACGCCGAGGCCAAGAAGGTCGAGCTGACCTTCGGGTCGAACTCGGTCAAGGGCGGCAAGAGCAGCGCCGGGGCGACCTTCATCCAGGACGTGCTGATCCCGAAGTTCGTCGCCGAGCAGAAGGGCAAGGGCGTCGACGTCACGGTCAAGTTCCAGGGCGACGGCTCCGACGACGAGGTCTACAAGCAGAAGCTCTCCCTCGACCTGTCGAACAAGTCCGGACCGGACCTGTTCCAGATCGACGGCATCTGGGTCGGCGAGTTCGCCCAGGCCAACTACATCAAGCCGCTCACCGACACCGTCGGCGACGCCGCCAAGGTGGACGGCTGGGACGGCTGGAAACAGATCCCGGAATCGGTCCAGGCGCTCGGCAGCTACAACGGCAAGCGGTACGGCGTACCCGGTGGCACCGACGGCCGGGTCCTGTACTTCAACAAGAAGCTGTTCCAGCAGGCCGGACTGCCCGCCGACTGGCAGCCGAAGTCCTGGGACGACATCATCTCCGCAGGTCAGGCGCTCAAGAAGATCTCCGGCGTGACGCCGATCCAGATCAACGCCGGCACCGCGATGGGCGAGGCGACCACCATGCAGGGTGTGCTGCCGCTGCTGGTCGGCACCGGCGCGACCGTGAACTCCGACGGCAAGTGGCTCGGCAACACCTCGCAGCTGCGCCAGGTCCTCGACTTCTACCACCAGATCTACTCGACCGGCCTCGGTGACCCGGTGCTGCAGCGCGAGGCGAAGGGCCGGGACAAGTCGTTCGCCGAGTTCGCCGCGAACAAGATCGGCATCCTGCTCGAGAGCGACTACTTCTGGCGCAGCGTCGTCGAGCCCAAGGCCGGCGTCGCGAAGATGGCCGACCGGGACGCCGCGGTCGGCTGGGCGCTGATCCCGGCGAGCAAGCCGGGCGCCGGTGTGAAGGGCCAGGACTTCGTGTCGATGTCGGGCGGCGGCGCGACCGTGATCAACCCGAACACCAAGTTCCCGCAGCAGGCCTGGGAGTTCATGCAGTTCATGAACTCCGCGGAGATGGTGAAGGAGTCGCTCGACGGCGCCGCCAAGATCACGCAGCGGTCGGACGTCAACAGCGAGGTGCTGAAGAGCGACCCGATGCTGAGCTTCGTGGCCGAGAAGGTGCTGCCGATCACGCAGTACCGTCCTGGCCAGGCCGAGTACCCGAAGGTCTCTGCCGCGCTGCAGCAGGCGACCGCGGACGTGGTCGGCGGTAAGAGCACCGACGCCGCCGCGACGGCGTACCAGAAGGTCGTCGAGGCCGCAGCCGGCGGCAAGGACAAGGTCAACAGCAACTGA